A genomic window from Gracilinanus agilis isolate LMUSP501 chromosome X, AgileGrace, whole genome shotgun sequence includes:
- the LOC123253299 gene encoding nucleophosmin-like, whose amino-acid sequence MDRTERLARDVMKEMGGHHIVALCVLKGGYKFFADLLDYIKALNRNSDKSIPMTVDFIRLKSYCNPTEDRAEQLPVAHPSPIARCLSYNCPTENTDMDVNHIRAQSFLFGCELKADKDFHFKVINEQIEHQLSLRTVSLGASAKDELHVVEAEALNFEGSPTTVTLASLKLSVQPTVSLGGFEITPPVVLRLKCGSGPVYISGQHLVALEEDVEENNVKVVNLPAKRAASQIDDKIPPKKVKLSEEEEEEEEEEEEEEEEEEEDDDEETDSEPVTPKSKSQESFETEEKITPSPQESSSPEDIKENIQASIEKGVLYSFPRSGRQISRH is encoded by the exons ATGGACAG GACTGAGCGTTTGGCACGAGATGTGATGAAGGAGATGGGAGGCCACCATATCGTTGCCCTCTGTGTCCTCAAGGGTGGCTATAAATTCTTTGCTGATTTACTGGATTATATCAAAGCATTGAACAGGAATAGTGATAAATCAATTCCTATGACAGTAGATTTTATCAGATTGAAGAGCTACTGC AATCCCACGGAAGACAGAGCCGAGCAGCTCCCTGTTGCCCACCCATCCCCGATTGCCCGCTGTCTTTCGTACAACTGCCCTACCGAGAATACGGATATGGATGTGAACCACATCCGGGCGCAAAGCTTCCTCTTCGGGTGTGAGCTCAAGGCAGATAAAGATTTCCACTTCAAGGTGATAAATGAGCAGATCGAGCACCAGCTTTCACTGAGAACAGTGAGCTTGGGAGCCAGTGCCAAGGATGAATTGCATGTCGTTGAGGCTGAAGCCCTGAATTTTGAAGGCAGCCCAACTACAGTCACCCTGGCATCACTGAAATTGTCCGTGCAGCCCACAGTTTCACTTGGTGGCTTTGAGATTACCCCACCGGTAGTTCTGCGTCTGAAATGTGGTTCCGGGCCTGTGTACATTAGTGGCCAGCACCTAGTCGCATTAGAGGAAGATGTAGAAGAAAATAACGTGAAAGTTGTCAATCTGCCTGCCAAGCGAGCTGCTTCTCAAATCGATGACAAGATTCCCCCTAAAAAGGTAAAACTgtctgaggaagaggaagaggaagaggaggaggaggaagaagaggaagaagaggaggaagaagatgatgatgag GAAACCGATTCAGAGCCAGTTACACCCAAATCAAAAAGCCAGGAGTCCTTCGAAACTGAGGAAAAGATTACCCCAAGTCCCCAAGAATCTAGCTCTCCTGAGGATATTAAAGAAAACATTCAGGCAAGCATAGAAAAGGGGGTATTGTATTCTTTCCCCAGAAGTGGAAGGCAAATTTCACGACACTGA